From a single Rhinolophus ferrumequinum isolate MPI-CBG mRhiFer1 chromosome 15, mRhiFer1_v1.p, whole genome shotgun sequence genomic region:
- the HERPUD1 gene encoding homocysteine-responsive endoplasmic reticulum-resident ubiquitin-like domain member 1 protein isoform X1: MEAEPVTLLVKSPNQRHRDLELSGDRSWSVGHLKAHLSRVYPERPRPEDQRLIYSGKLLLDNQCLRDLLPKQEKRHVLHLVCNVKTPPKMPETSAQVAEATEQPAGRNQGQYPGDSASDGLRPREVLRNLSPSGWENISRPEATQLAFQGLGPGFSGYTTYGWLQLSWFQQIYARQYYMQYLAATAASGTFVPSPSAQEIPVVSAPAPAPIHNQFPAENQPANQNAAPQVVVNPGANQNLRMNAQGGPIVEEDDEINRDWLDWIYSAATFSVFLSILYFYSSLSRFLMVMGATVVMYLHHVGWFPFRQRPIQNFPNDGPVHEAVNQDPNNNLQEGPDPEIEDPNQLPPDRDVLDGEQTSPSFMSTAWLVFKTFFASLLPEGPPAIAN; this comes from the exons ATGGAGGCCGAGCCCGTCACGCTGCTGGTTAAGAGCCCCAACCAGCGCCACcgcgacttggagctgagcggcGATCGCAGCTGGAGCGTGGGCCACTTGAAGGCCCACCTGAGCCGCGTTTACCCCGAGCGCCCG CGTCCAGAGGACCAGAGGTTAATTTATTCTGGGAAGCTGCTGTTGGATAACCAGTGTCTCAGGGACTTGCTTCCAAAG CAGGAAAAGCGGCATGTTCTACACCTGGTGTGCAATGTGAAGACTCCTCCAAAAATGCCCGAAACCAGCGCACAG GTTGCTGAAGCCACAGAGCAGCCCGCAGGTCGTAATCAGGGACAGTACCCTGGGGATTCCGCAAGTGATGGTTTAAGGCCAAGGGAGGTTCTTCGGAACCTTTCTCCCTCTGGATGGGAGAACATCTCAAG GCCAGAAGCTACCCAGCTGGCGTTCCAGGGCCTGGGGCCTGGTTTCTCAGGCTACACAACCTATGGGTGGCTGCAGCTCTCCTGGTTCCAGCAGATCTACGCTCGGCAGTACTACATGCAATA TTTAGCGGCCACTGCTGCATCGGGGACTTTTGTTCCTTCACCAAGTGCACAAGAGATACCTGTGGTCTCTGCACCTGCTCCAGCCCCTATTCACAACCAGTTTCCAGCTGAAAACCAGCCAGCCAATCAGAATGCTGCTCCTCAAGTGGTGGTTAATCCTGGGGCCAACCAAAATTTGCGGATGAACGCACAAGGCGGCCCTATCGTGGAAGAAGATGATGAGATAAATCGAGATTGGTTGGATTGGATCTATTCGGCAGCTACGTTTTCCGTTTTTCTCAGTATCCTCTACTTCTACTCCTCCTTGAGCAGATTCCTCATGGTGATGGGGGCCACCGTGGTCATGTACCT GCATCACGTTGGGTGGTTTCCATTTAGACAGCGGCCAATTCAGAACTTCCCGAATGATGGTCCTGTTCATGAAGCTGTAAATCAGGACCCCAACAATAACTTGCAG GAAGGCCCTGATCCTGAAATTGAAGACCCCAACCAGCTCCCTCCAGATAGGGACGTACTGGATGGTGAGCAGACCAGCCCTTCATTTATGAGCACAGCCTGGCTCGTCTTCAAGACTTTCTTTGCCTCTCTTCTTCCAGAAGGGCCCCCAGCCATAGCAAACTGA
- the HERPUD1 gene encoding homocysteine-responsive endoplasmic reticulum-resident ubiquitin-like domain member 1 protein isoform X3, producing MEAEPVTLLVKSPNQRHRDLELSGDRSWSVGHLKAHLSRVYPERPRPEDQRLIYSGKLLLDNQCLRDLLPKQEKRHVLHLVCNVKTPPKMPETSAQVAEATEQPAGRNQGQYPGDSASDGLRPREVLRNLSPSGWENISRPEATQLAFQGLGPGFSGYTTYGWLQLSWFQQIYARQYYMQYLAATAASGTFVPSPSAQEIPVVSAPAPAPIHNQFPAENQPANQNAAPQVVVNPGANQNLRMNAQGITLGGFHLDSGQFRTSRMMVLFMKL from the exons ATGGAGGCCGAGCCCGTCACGCTGCTGGTTAAGAGCCCCAACCAGCGCCACcgcgacttggagctgagcggcGATCGCAGCTGGAGCGTGGGCCACTTGAAGGCCCACCTGAGCCGCGTTTACCCCGAGCGCCCG CGTCCAGAGGACCAGAGGTTAATTTATTCTGGGAAGCTGCTGTTGGATAACCAGTGTCTCAGGGACTTGCTTCCAAAG CAGGAAAAGCGGCATGTTCTACACCTGGTGTGCAATGTGAAGACTCCTCCAAAAATGCCCGAAACCAGCGCACAG GTTGCTGAAGCCACAGAGCAGCCCGCAGGTCGTAATCAGGGACAGTACCCTGGGGATTCCGCAAGTGATGGTTTAAGGCCAAGGGAGGTTCTTCGGAACCTTTCTCCCTCTGGATGGGAGAACATCTCAAG GCCAGAAGCTACCCAGCTGGCGTTCCAGGGCCTGGGGCCTGGTTTCTCAGGCTACACAACCTATGGGTGGCTGCAGCTCTCCTGGTTCCAGCAGATCTACGCTCGGCAGTACTACATGCAATA TTTAGCGGCCACTGCTGCATCGGGGACTTTTGTTCCTTCACCAAGTGCACAAGAGATACCTGTGGTCTCTGCACCTGCTCCAGCCCCTATTCACAACCAGTTTCCAGCTGAAAACCAGCCAGCCAATCAGAATGCTGCTCCTCAAGTGGTGGTTAATCCTGGGGCCAACCAAAATTTGCGGATGAACGCACAAG GCATCACGTTGGGTGGTTTCCATTTAGACAGCGGCCAATTCAGAACTTCCCGAATGATGGTCCTGTTCATGAAGCTGTAA
- the HERPUD1 gene encoding homocysteine-responsive endoplasmic reticulum-resident ubiquitin-like domain member 1 protein isoform X2: MEAEPVTLLVKSPNQRHRDLELSGDRSWSVGHLKAHLSRVYPERPRPEDQRLIYSGKLLLDNQCLRDLLPKEKRHVLHLVCNVKTPPKMPETSAQVAEATEQPAGRNQGQYPGDSASDGLRPREVLRNLSPSGWENISRPEATQLAFQGLGPGFSGYTTYGWLQLSWFQQIYARQYYMQYLAATAASGTFVPSPSAQEIPVVSAPAPAPIHNQFPAENQPANQNAAPQVVVNPGANQNLRMNAQGGPIVEEDDEINRDWLDWIYSAATFSVFLSILYFYSSLSRFLMVMGATVVMYLHHVGWFPFRQRPIQNFPNDGPVHEAVNQDPNNNLQEGPDPEIEDPNQLPPDRDVLDGEQTSPSFMSTAWLVFKTFFASLLPEGPPAIAN, encoded by the exons ATGGAGGCCGAGCCCGTCACGCTGCTGGTTAAGAGCCCCAACCAGCGCCACcgcgacttggagctgagcggcGATCGCAGCTGGAGCGTGGGCCACTTGAAGGCCCACCTGAGCCGCGTTTACCCCGAGCGCCCG CGTCCAGAGGACCAGAGGTTAATTTATTCTGGGAAGCTGCTGTTGGATAACCAGTGTCTCAGGGACTTGCTTCCAAAG GAAAAGCGGCATGTTCTACACCTGGTGTGCAATGTGAAGACTCCTCCAAAAATGCCCGAAACCAGCGCACAG GTTGCTGAAGCCACAGAGCAGCCCGCAGGTCGTAATCAGGGACAGTACCCTGGGGATTCCGCAAGTGATGGTTTAAGGCCAAGGGAGGTTCTTCGGAACCTTTCTCCCTCTGGATGGGAGAACATCTCAAG GCCAGAAGCTACCCAGCTGGCGTTCCAGGGCCTGGGGCCTGGTTTCTCAGGCTACACAACCTATGGGTGGCTGCAGCTCTCCTGGTTCCAGCAGATCTACGCTCGGCAGTACTACATGCAATA TTTAGCGGCCACTGCTGCATCGGGGACTTTTGTTCCTTCACCAAGTGCACAAGAGATACCTGTGGTCTCTGCACCTGCTCCAGCCCCTATTCACAACCAGTTTCCAGCTGAAAACCAGCCAGCCAATCAGAATGCTGCTCCTCAAGTGGTGGTTAATCCTGGGGCCAACCAAAATTTGCGGATGAACGCACAAGGCGGCCCTATCGTGGAAGAAGATGATGAGATAAATCGAGATTGGTTGGATTGGATCTATTCGGCAGCTACGTTTTCCGTTTTTCTCAGTATCCTCTACTTCTACTCCTCCTTGAGCAGATTCCTCATGGTGATGGGGGCCACCGTGGTCATGTACCT GCATCACGTTGGGTGGTTTCCATTTAGACAGCGGCCAATTCAGAACTTCCCGAATGATGGTCCTGTTCATGAAGCTGTAAATCAGGACCCCAACAATAACTTGCAG GAAGGCCCTGATCCTGAAATTGAAGACCCCAACCAGCTCCCTCCAGATAGGGACGTACTGGATGGTGAGCAGACCAGCCCTTCATTTATGAGCACAGCCTGGCTCGTCTTCAAGACTTTCTTTGCCTCTCTTCTTCCAGAAGGGCCCCCAGCCATAGCAAACTGA